Part of the Cololabis saira isolate AMF1-May2022 chromosome 15, fColSai1.1, whole genome shotgun sequence genome, aattcacaaaataatcgaaaatcggattttgagagagaaaaaaatcgagattttatttttgggcaaaatcgaacagccctattctTGCATAACAAATCCGTTGAAATGTATACTAATTTCAGATATCAGCCAGCGGAGCTGCAATACCTAACCGGTTAAGTGGCTGCCTAGAAGAGcaatagtttctgtccatcttAAAATGTTGTTGATCTTATCCAGAGGAGATGCATGTGGGCAAAAGACCCAGTATTGTGTGAACCTAACCTGTCTGTTTCTAAGTGTGAAGAAAGCATAAAGTCTGACTCAAACTAGTGCATGACTAAGTAGGCAGATGGTTGTTTGGAAGAGTCAAAGCCAGACTGGTTCTGCTTTTAATTCCCGATACAGAGACGAGGAAGAAGGGCTGCCTTCAGTTTTACTGTAGCAACTTtaagatgggggaaaaaaacaaccagcTAAAGAAAATAATTATGACCTGGCTATGAACTTGGTGCCCTCTTAGGTGCCACTCCCTTGCGGTATACGCATCGGACGAATTCATTACACGCTATAAATATGTGAAAGGGCAACTGTGGGccatgctggtgctgctgccacTTCCTGGTGTCTCTGGATCCTGCAGAGGAAAGAGATGAGCCAGATAAATGCCCCTATGATCAATCCTCTgccctgtgtgtgtctgtgccctgtgtgtgtctgtgtgtctgtgtcctcGTCCTCTGCCtgttgttggtgtgtgtgtgtgtgtgtgtgtgtgtgtgtgtgtgtgtaacacttagattttttttttaaaataatttttcccCCCAAATATGGATTTTTGTACAATTTGTTGCTTCCTATTGTGCTATCACATTCAGCCTCTGTCAATCAGAAAATCTTTGTCCCATTTGTGCGAATGCTGAGCAACCTGAGGTGCACTCCAATCAAATATCCCTCTCTCCACTTTCTGACAAGTGGAGGAGACATCCAGTGCCCTCCTAATGAATTCCCACTAGCTGGCTGTCTGTCTGCTCCTGGCAGCACGCTCTCCATTTTTGTTAGCCCTTCAGAGTCTGTGGGAGATGAAGGAGGAGTTGCGCACCATGAGGGATGAAGGGAGGAAGAGAGAAGAAATGGCAACTGAATTGGAGAGTTCAAAGGAGGGTAGACAAAGAAAGATGGTTTAAAAGTCTATAGTGGTAGAAGAAAAGAAACCTTATGATATTCAGTGAAGTGTagctccctctctccctctacGTGGTAGTTATTTCAGGACCTGACTGTCGTCCTCAACCACGCACATGTGCCTGTAAATTAATCATCTGCCCTTAAGGTTTACGCGACTCTGAAATGCACACCTGACCTGACTCACTTTAGTTTACTgttcactaggaatgggcgatattttaccgttcacgatataccgtcaaaaaaattcctcacaataagaatttgtcatctcgcgataaaaacgataaattcccgttgatgtttttgtgtaaagcggaaggaaggaaggaaggaaggaaggaaggaaggaaggaaggaaggaaggaaggaaggaaggaaggaaggaaggaaggaaggaaggaaggaaggaaggaaggaaggaaggaaggaaggaaggaaggaaggaaggaaggaaggaaggaaggaaggaaggaaggaaggaaggaaggaaggaaggaaggaaggaaggaaggaaggaaggaaggaaggaaggaaggaaggaaggaaggaaggaaggaaggaaggaaggaaggaaggaaggaaggaaggaaggaaggaaggaaggaaggaaggaaggaaggaaggaaggaaggaaggaaggaaggaaggaaggaaggaaggaaggaaggaaggaaggaaggaaggaaggaaggaaggaagaaggaaggaaggaaggaaggaaggaaggaaggaaggaaggaaggaaggaaggaaggaaggaaggaaggaaggaaggaaggaaggaaggaaggaaggaaggaaggaaggaaggaaggaaggaaggaaggaaggaaggaaggaaggaaggaaggaaggaaggaaggaaggaaggaaggaaggaaggaaggaaggaaggaaggaaggaaggaaggaaggaaggaaggaaggaaggaaggaaggaaggaaggaaggaaggaaggattttatcgttatcgggataaatgccagaaattatcgtgatacattttttagtccataccgcccatccctactgttaACATGGAGTTTTAACCCCAAACCAAACTCTACAAAGTGCTCTCGGTGTGATGTGCCTCTTTTTTAAGAAGTGGAGGATATACTGTGCATCTTCACAGTATAGAAACACAATGCAGTCTCTGTcgtagtctctctctctctctctcgttctCTCACATAAACACACTGCTCAGCAAGCTGTTGCCTTTCCACCCAATTGTTAGCGAAGTTCTCTTTCCtgcagtgtgttttttttctaattagtCCAAGACAGCCGGCTCTGCCTCCTGttaaggacacacacacacacacacacacacacacacacacacacacacacacacactgtgccAGGTGGCAAGTTTGCCCACAAGACTCACCCTTGAGGGTTGATTTCATGGGAAGTGGAGTGAGCGCAGGTGAGCTGTGGGCAGCTCAGGCCAGGAAACATTCAGTGTTTTGCAGACTGTGACTTGAGCGACTCTTACGGTAGAAATTGTGAAATCTCTGTGCTGCATTTTACTTTTCTGCCCACGGTTGCTTCTGTTTGTTTAACACTCGTATTAACAGCACGGGTGCTATTGTAGCTTTCCAGCTGGAgtaagattatttatttatttgtttatttatttttttattgttgagcATTTTTTAACAGTTTTCATTCTCATCCTCTGATTCTCTTTCAGACTCTTATCAATGAATTGCTCTTTAATCTATTGTAACATGGAAAAATGACAAATGTGACACTTGAGGTTTTGAAATCTGGGGTTTATATAAGTTATTATATGCTATGGTATATATTTtacatgttttaaatgtataaagGGGTTGGgcgaagaagggagaaaaaaaaacacatgtagcactggcatggcagcaccggTGGCCAaatggactctcagcagtctgaccagtgCTTATCCAGCTGTAACTCCTATGTGGTGTTGTGCTTGTGGTGTTCTCTCAGATGAAAGTCGCTTTGGATACTATGATACTATTGATGATTAACTATTGATGATTAACTGACACCGAACTAAATGATGGAGGTGCAATTTTAGCTTCTCTGGTGGTAGCAGAGGAAATCTGATACCTATTTCTTTCTGTGTTTGGTCTATTTCAGGCAAGCAGGACTACAAGAAATCCAAGTCCGCCTTAAAGGCAACGCGGCTGCACGCCGAGGCGAAGAAGAATTCCTCTGTATTGAGGGTGAGACACCTGGACAGGTGGAGCCTCTGTTCACATGTGTTctgtttttcctctctctctctgtccatctgTAATTCCACTCGTCTGTTTGCCAAccatcttttttttgactgtgcCTCAcactaaacctttttttttttttttttttgctttgtttagTTAAATATCATATCAAATATCATATCTGCAGAATCTTCTCGTCTCTCGAGAGTGACGCGACGTGCAGCGGATTAACCCGTAATTATGTGACGTTCCCCGACACCCACACGGGCACCGAAGCTTTGATGCGAATGACGGGTGTCCTTCATTGATACAGTAGCAGATTGTTTCTCCAGAAAACTATGCAAGACTATAATTTTAATGGTGAGGGAGGAATGGAAACAGACAGCGCTGGAGATGTGGAAAACGGCGAGGAGAGTGGAAAAGGAATGTGAAAGTCATTAGCTGCATTGAGTAATGTGAAAGTAAAGAGAGGTGAGGGTGTTTCTAGGGTGCGTTTCTCTGTTGCTTTGTCACACTGCAGTGATTTGGAGCTGTTGTGCCGCCCCGGCAGAGACGGATGACTTTACATTTGTCATTCTAACGGCACGCCGCTGTTTTCGCTTTTAGTTCACCGGCTAAATGAAGGAAGGTGTCTCTCTGCGGAGCGGGCTCATTCCAGTGAAATAGTCTGAGCTGGTTGTCTGTCACAATCCTCATTAAAACCGCAGATAACATCCGCTGAACTCCAGGCCTCGCTTATTATTACAGTTGTTTTATAAGTGAAATTAATTTTCGAGAAAACATCATTTAGTCCCGTCCTTTCTTGAATTGAGTTTCTCCGCATTTATTTCTCTGCATCGCATTGAAAACCCGGCTCTGTTTATACTGGCATGAAAGCCCGAAGGCTTCTCTCCTTCATTAAGCCTCAGTGGTCACGAAGTGCACGGAGATGAGCAAATCACAGCCAGGATTTAATACTGTGTGAAATGGTCAGGTTTTAAAATATGCATCTCTTAGACATGCAAGGCCTCATTAAACACGTCTTTAATCCAATTAGATTAGTCCATATCTTGAAATATTGATATTGGTCATGAataatttatgttttttcttgcctGAGACGAGGGGGATTTTCAGGGGTCGGATTAAAAATACCTCTGGGATAAGGATATTAAACTGACTTGGACCTCGTGGCCCACAGTTTGATTGAAATTCAACCCAAATGTAATGGATACTTGGTCACGCCAGCTTTCCCAGCAAGCCCCCCTTTTTTAGTGTgtgttaaataaagttgaagCTATTGTTGTTGTTCCTGCTGTAAACGGCTCTACCACGACCGTAAAAAGCGTCATTTTCCCCGCTGCCTTTTataggtttgtttgtttggttcgTCTCTTCTCTGCTGCCCCGTTCCCCGGTTGAGATGCCGGTCTCGGATGCAGCTGGCATCTCAGAAGGGCCAGCAGACATGCGGGCACAGAAAAACCTGGCAGCTGCCAGGGCAGGCTGTCTCGGGGCTCTCCGAGTAACGGGCAGTCTGGAGAAGTTGGCAGGGACGAGGATGGAGGCTGCAAAAGAGAAGCCGAGAGGGATGACTTCTGTTCCCACAATAGTCGTCAGTTATCGGGGGCTCCTAATCCCACCTGCGGTATCCGATGCCGGTCCGAAACTCACGCCGGGACGCAGCACATCTCCACAAGTCGTGTTGTCGTTTGCTCGTGTACGtgtctgcagctcctccagacAGCGGATGCTACCGGGTCTTGACAGGAGAGGAGAAGGAgctggcaggaagtgccgtCTGTAGCCTCTCGTCAGATTGCCTGGAGGAGACGCGGCGCCTTCAAAGTAGCTCCAGCACATTCTCATACAGCTCAGGATACAAACCCGTTGCCTCGGCTAATTGGCACGCTCGCCTTCTGTTCACTTCTGCACTGTTTTCCCTCAGTCTTATTTAGCTGCTGAGTTTAGAAAGTTGGGAAAATTGCTCGTAGAACTGGCAGAGGATGGAGAGCACAGATGATGACTCTGGGTGTCTTCCATCTGTCACTTGTGAATGTGTGTTGTGTGGCAAGTAGGGAACTTAAGTAGTGTTTTTGAGGGTTTTGCCCCTAGTAGTAGAGtcatagactacgtttacatgcagttaaaattcgggttattgctaatattccggttactgaaacattcagaatattccgtttacatggtaattaatcattcgggatatctggatcaaaccagcgacgcgcagagaaaatcatgacgcaattaccgtcatttccgcttcttcttcctgtatccaaattcaaaacaaatgctgcttcgtgcaacttttcgctcaccttcttgtaagtCTCActtcccggtactttctaccgtctacaaatgccaaaatgttcatatccttcattacatttataaagtgattagtctccccctcactccaaaagtgtggcgtggtcttgcttgattccttgtgaacagagcatgcgcagaaaacaaattcatgttctgaTTGATCgcgatattccgtttggcgtttaaatgaccgaatattcgtgttttaaaaggagtatcccaggggtcatattcgggtttttaaaaacctgaatatgagcaaattcgggttattcaaaggggttattggtgtttacctGGCCGTgaaaaaccgggttattgctaatattcggggtttaaaagggttattgactgcatgtatagAGGCAAACAGAGCAGgagaaacagttttttttttgtttttttttttttaaggtttttttttttcaattaaatgtgtaattCTGTATCCATGAAGTTAATGCTGGCGAACGCTGATCTGCAATGCCGGATATTAAAAGTGAAGCGTGTCCACATTAATGACCAGAACCAAAAAGCGGGGCAGGAACGGTGGTAAACGCGGTGGGAATAAAGCCAGGGATTTACAACATCTCTGCTAATCGTGCAGGTGAATAGAAACTATTACATAAAAGGCTGAGTTCAATTAAATTTGATCAGGCAAATATGTAATAATGTTTGCAGGCCTCGTTAGTGTTGATAAGACTTTCACTGATGCTTCCACTTCACATGGTGTTTTgttcatgttttaatttcctgattaaaacataaatgtgtATGAGGGCATGATTCTAAATACTAAGTTTAATGGGTTATTTTTCTGACTCTATCGTCAGTTTCACAGAGTTTGCAGTCATTTAATGAGCAAGTTTTGTTGTGTCGTCATCATTTTCCTTAAAGCAGGCTCTGGTACCTTTTTATTCAAAAGCTAAATTGCAAGTTTTACAGCATCAGAGTGGTAGGTTGCCTCTCAAATCTTTAACAGGAGGCATAAAAGCAACTGAAATACCTTGTAGATCTGCACAGATGAGATGAGCTGAGAAGCTGCGGCCCAAACTCACCAACAGTTGTTTGCATTTCGTGTCGATCTGCCACCCACATTCAGCCACAAAcgcacacgcaaacacacaccaaCAAGCCCAGGAGGAGAGTGAAAATCAGACCAGATGAGGGGATGGCTGCTGAGCCGTGGCTTGTCGCCAGGGTGACGAGTAGCGGGCTCCCAGCATGCCGAGTGTGCTGCAGCTGCCGCCGGAGCTGAGAGAGCCACATGATCAAGATGATGATGTGCTTGGGCTCCATCCAGAGGTCTCCAGCAAAATATGGGCAGAGAGGCTTGGCGCTCCTGTCTGAGGGCTGTGTGCACGCGTGTGCACGCGTGTGTGCGAGTGCACACGGACGTGTTCGCCAGGCGATGCAGGAGTCGACACAGTGGGCTACTCTCCTCCAAAACAATGATCTCAATCAAGTGCAGGTGCTTTCTGCAAGTCGagtgtttgcagcaaaaaccCCTCCAGCTTGTTTTCATAGACGACTTACTGTAACCAGCTGCTCTCATAAAGAaactgggggggtgggggggcgtcGTGCTCCACCGCCCATTCAGAGATAGGCTAACTTAGATCAGAACCATTATTTGTGATTTTTGAGAACAAACCAGCAAAAGCCTGCTTTTTATTACAtatacaaagaaaagaaaaagcctaAAACAATCAATCCGCTCagatttaattatgtttttgggttgttgttttttttttctcctcctccttttctcttaaGGCCGGGGCACACTAGAAAAGTAAATCAAGTGGCGGAAGACCGGCAGTTAATATACGGAACTAAAGTGCATGAAATGTGAAAGTTTTCCAATTAAACGAGGACTTGGAGCTGTTTGGATGCTGCTGGGATGCAGATAAATGTTGACTGAGGCTAATGGAGACCGGCGCCGCTGATGACTCGGCTCTGCAACATGAACGCAGATACCGCGGACGCTGCGCCGCCTTTTAATtgtcccccacccccacccccagctCCATCGCCTTCATCAATGaagacttattattattattattattattattattattattaacccgccccaccaccaccactagtCCTCATTTATGCAGGGCCTTATCTCTAACGTGTTTTCCTTTTCActcttgtttttcatttgtcGTGTTTCATTTGCCTCTCTGCAGTTTGGCCCATGGCTTGAATTTGCAAGTCTACTTAAGCGCGTGCTCTGAAATGATGGTTTTCCAAATGATTTTTGCATCTCACATGGTCTCTTTATTGATTTCTTTgctgctttttcttctttttatttattaaacaacCTCTTATAAGGTGtatttgaaaaatatttttaatatcTGCATTAGTTTCTTACACacacgtatgtatgtatgtatatgtatatgtgtgtgtatatatatgtatgtatatatatatatatatatatatatatatatatatatatttataatgtgtttttttttttttttgtagaattGTATTCCCATGTTCTAATTAAATACTTCTTCCTGGATAACCTCCAATCAGATTGTGCTCTGCACCCTCTAAAAGCTCTCCAGGCTCTCCAGTGTTGATTAGAAAGTTTGCAGCTAATGAGTTCTCCCGATAAAGAATAACTGGAATTGTTCGACGCTCCGAGTGCCCCTAATGAAACTTCAGCTGATGAAGATTGTAATCGTGTGAGCGCCGGCTAATGAAACAGGCGCTCCATTTTCAACTTGAATACCACTTCTTTGAAAAGCCTCAATTTGTTTGACAATTAACaaatagaaaatcttttttttttctttaaaaaaaaaaaaggccaattTAGTTTTTTAGAGTGCAGAGTGCAGAGTGCAGAGTGCAGATTGAGGACTGGGAATCTGAAATGTGACCTGTGAAAGTGGAGGGTTTTTCCTTCGGTCTGTGTGGCTCCTGTTCAGGTAAACGAGGGAGAAAATACTTGAAAGCAGGAATTTTTAAACGAGAAAGAATACAAATACTGTATAAAACACGAAACTTCAAGCTTCTGCAATACCAAAACTCAAGTATCAACCCCAAATGCCTCACACTCAGGAAGTGTATTGATTATTGGATGCATCCCGCTGAGGATGAAGGATTCTGCCACGATGTTGAACCTCAACGTGATCGTCTGCAGCCGACATGGACAGAGTCAATAAATCTGATGAGCACTCATCAAATGAGCTgaatcatcagtttcaacagcAGATCTGCTGAGACGCTTCAGCGTAGTCGGAGACTCTACGGCCCACAAATGCACTGATATGAAGTGAGCTTAGTTCAAAAAGTGCTTAGTTAcacaaacataaataaacagaGGTTATTTTCATGAAGTctggaaaaaactaaaagacAGAGTGAAATAAATGTTAGGAAGTGACAAAGCAGATGTGTTTAGTTGCAGTCATGTGGAAAGTCGTCTAATATGAATACATTATTCAGATATGAACAGGCTCAAAGAGAATACAGATTACAGCTGTGTTTTCTCTTGCAGTTGTAAACAGAAGCTGCACACAGGACCTATTAATGTACAATGTTAGTACGCTGTGTAAAACATAGCTTTCTAAAAATAAACATCAGTCCGACTGATCATCCATTTCCTCAATCTGCTCCTGTCCAGACACTCGAGTGCTTCTTACAGACAAAATATATAGTGTCCCCTACAGAGTCTGAAGATATTGAATGAAAAAAGTATCTTTTTGgctccattttttttaaaataaaagcagcatgCTAACCTTTACGAACACGCACCAGTCTCTCATGTCAGCTCTAAAACTACAACGTTGAGCTAAAAGCGGAGTAAAGTGTGACGACAGACTTAACAACAGTTCGGTTTGTTCTGTAGCCAAACCGCAGTCAAAAAAGCTGTGAATTTAGATATGACAGTACGACGTTTCCATCAGTTGAATGAagaatgtgtttgtaaaaaaagaCGAATGGAGATCAAGGATGTAAAAGTTTgaaattttcttttctccctctctctctccacagGATGCATTCCTGGTCGTCGCAGCGATCGTTCTCTTCGTGCTCTGTGTTTATGCCTTCTTCTACCTTAACCTGAGCACCGAGCTCAACCTGGACGTGGACATGGATTAAAGAAGTGCCGGGAAGAGGAGAGTTTGCAGAAGTACTGGCAGCCAACGTTGGCTGACGTTGGCTGACGTTGGCTGACGTTGGCTGATGGCGGTCCGTACGTCCCCTAAAGCAAACGCTGCTCGGTTTGGGAGCCGTCGCATCCTGACAGACTCATTCTACACTTGATTTGCAACACGGTGACGACGAGTAACGTTTCAGGGGACTTTTTTATCTCTAATTATTGTCATAAATGCTTTGTTTTGCCTTCTACATCCTTTGATCAGTTTGTAAACTACAAGGAAACTGCAGCGATTGCTGGACTTTGATATATGGATTTAAAGAATGCCATAATTCAGTGGCTACAATCACGTCTTCGCACATTTTTGCAGGAAACACTATGATCTATTCAACATATTCAGGGAagaatttaattattttatttttttaaacacaaatgATCCAAACTAATGTTGAGACTAAACCCTGTTAATCATGATCCCCAAGTCACGTCTCACTGATATCGAAATGTGAATCTGCAGCTATTTTCACACTGAGACAAACGCTGGCCTCACATAGCAGAGCATAAACCCCTCCTCCCAGATATCAGAGGATCACAAAGTGTGAGATTAGAATCCACAAAACCCTCGCCGCGATTGCACGTGTGCGCTGCATACAGAGCAACGCAGCGCCCCGCCCACACACGCGGGCGGCATGGAAACGGACATCCtcaggaaaatgcaaatataacCTGGCCCTTTTGTTTGAATGTAAATGTTGGCGGAGAGGAGATGAGCTTTTATATGTTCTTCCAGAAAACATGGTAATGTTTTACCATCCTGTGCatacatgcttttatttttccgCAGAGGAACATGAAGGTTGGTCTTTGTGTCTTTTCCCACTGATTTGCTCTTTGTGCTGCAGCGCTGCGAGGTGCAAGCACCGACCTTCCCTCAGCCATTTAAGTCCACGCGCTTTCACTCAGAGAAACGGTTTATAAAAGACAGCAGAGTCAAGGACTTTTTATTATCATACATATGCAGTGTTTTTGTATgaaattgtcctttttttcctttttttgttttcccctcATCCATCATTTTTTCCTCGTGCAGTTATAACTTTTTTCTCTCTATTCACGTAGGTCAGCCAGGAAGAGATAGTTTCGGCTGTGACAAGTCTTTACAAAATACCGCTACCAAAcacaaaagacacaaaaaacagtttttctcaAGAGAGTTTtaataatgatttttttttttttgaaaaaagagtCTTAAGTCTGTGCTTGTTTTTGTCGCAGTCGTCGATCGAAGTCCTGAAATGTGAGACAGATTTTTGAGCTTCCAGCTTCAGcttttcctcctcttctctcccATGACCTCCTGACCTCCTGTAAAAGACTACATGTCAAAGAAACCATTATGATAAGCATGCACCCTCACCCGGCAGCTTTTAtctgcgccccccccttcaaaCCCTGAGATTCTCTCGCATGCGTAacaataaaaagcctttttACCGATGAACCTTCACACGCGACACCTGTAACCTAAAAGGTCACGATTATCCACTTTGAAAGAAATGTTGCGTATTTCTAATGCTAGTATGATAGTTAGTACTATTATTAACAATGTCTGTGTCGTATAAAAAGTTTTTAGTTGTCTTTATGATGTGTGAAATGCTGTTTTTTTCTATGGTTGAATTGACTGAATTCAGTGTAAGGACATGTGCTTCTCTGCAATAGATAAATGaagattaaaatactttttccaGTTTTTATCAGTTGAGTTAATTCCTGTTGATCTTACTTGTAACCCCTACAAGGCCGCCCTCTGTTTACCCACTTCCACGTTGAGATGGTTCAGGTAAAGGCGTCCCCtggattcctttttggggaggtgtttcaggtgTGGAGGGAAGACGCTCCTCAGGACACGTCGTATATCTTAACCAGCTCACAACACTTCTGCAAAGTCGGCCAGGAAACGGGTCTTCCCTGCTCAGGCGGTTGTCCCGGCAACCTGAGCAGGAATAAATGGAAGTTGATGAATGGATGTTTAATCTTTTGCATCAGATAAAATCTACTGATGAAATTCCTGGTAGTCTCAGCGTGCAGTTTAGTAAAAGATGTTTATGTAGCAAAAATGATTAATGTAATTGCagttacagaagagaaaagataAGTAAAGTAAAGGCTGTATTAAACACAATGACAGCTCATCGGGCGGTCTAAGCTTCAGATAACACTTATTACTGACAGTCATGTTTTGTGCTTTTCATCCCAGAAGGTTTTATATTTAACTGTTGATGTTGGTGAAATCATCACTTTGACTCTTAGAAGTTAATGAATTAAAATAGTTCCTAGTGTAAATTTACTTTGATGGGATAAAAGCCCTGCATTATGTCTTAGATTGCTTTAATTTCAAGCTATAAACAAAAGTGTTCTACCAGTAATTGGCTATTAAAGTGTATCTTCAGCAGCCTTCGTGTCATTTCACGGCCTTTCTTAAGTACGAGCAGGCGATTTGCATGTCTGAGTGGAACTGTGGAAGTAGTGACGGTGGCTTCTCACCAGATCTGATGTGGTTTTAGAAAAGCTCCCACGAGAGAGAGGAACATAAACATGTCATCACTGTGCATCACTTGTCTGCTGACTGTCAGTGGTCGCTGACTTGTGTTTGTGCAGAAATGAATCAGGCGGTGGCCACTGTACAAGCATTCAGTGTAGCATGACCTTAACAGCGTCGTATAGGCACTGAAGTTTTAGCTAACATCCTTTGACAAATGAGCCTGATGCCTCACGCCCAAACTCTGCTCATTAGTCATGTAAGGTGTGTCAACAAGAGTAATTATACTTGCGTTCACACCAACTCACACATATGCACAGCATATGATGTGCTCCACTTTCCCACACTCCGGCCAATAGGAACCGCTATCGTACTTACACGGCTGTTTACCGAGACATGAATCATAATTACGAGCGCCGCTGAAGCAGACAGGATGAATTCAGAGCATGCTTGGGTTTGGCTTCCACGGTATTTGCTTTTGACATAAACAAACACATGCATCTTGTcacactttctgtttgcaccaTGATGTCATGTGAACATAAGTGCGTGGCGACCTCAGTTTATTTTCAGTTTAGCTTGTAAAATGGTGTTTCTTCCTCTTTCTTCATGTATGTCAGTATACAGAGGGTTTCTGCAGATACATTTCTATAGGCATGTCCATCTGTGTgtatgcacgtgtgtgtgtgtgtgtccgtttTCAGTATTCTTCGCCGTGCCTGCGGCCATGCTCCAGTGAAGCGCCACGTCTCTCTGACGGACCAGTGAGAAGAGAGCATGGCCAGTCCCTCCAGAAGCTCATTTAGTCCCTATctctatcacacacacacacacacacggtttcTCAACAAGTCACTCTGACAGGGGGGCTCATTTCTCCCTCAAACACACATTtgcccacacatacacactgctGTGCTTCCATTAGGGAGATATGGTGAGAAGACAGGGCTGATGATGCATGACACATAGTACCACTGCTAGTCTCACACATAATggctccttctttctttctctctctccgtcATCGCTCTCattcttgccttttttttttgttcactcCCTACTACGATGAAAATCTTTTTGTGGTTTTCCATTTCTGCTTAAGAAATTAAAATACGTCCCCTGTGATGAAGCTCAAAACTTTAGTGAGCTGAGGGGTGAGAACGGTAGAAGATATCCATCGATCACGTTGTCAAGTGCAGTTATTTTATCTGGCAGAGGGCTGC contains:
- the triqk gene encoding triple QxxK/R motif-containing protein isoform X1, yielding MGRKDASATNLPVDQYRKQIGKQDYKKSKSALKATRLHAEAKKNSSVLRDAFLVVAAIVLFVLCVYAFFYLNLSTELNLDVDMD
- the triqk gene encoding triple QxxK/R motif-containing protein isoform X2; translated protein: MGRKDASATNLPVDQYRKQIGKQDYKKSKSALKATRLHAEAKKNSSVLRVRHLDRMHSWSSQRSFSSCSVFMPSSTLT